Genomic DNA from Pleurodeles waltl isolate 20211129_DDA chromosome 1_2, aPleWal1.hap1.20221129, whole genome shotgun sequence:
AGGGCAGAAATACTATTGCTAGCATAGGGCACCTTTCTATTTCATGGAGAAATTCCTGAAAGTAGAGgggacaatgtgtgtgtgtgtgtgtgtgcactggaGGATAAAGCTTTGGGAGAGACGCAAAATGCCCAGCCTGAGACTGATGTTAGATCACAAGGTCCCTAACCCGTTCTCCAAAGAAATATTAGATGATTTGAAATATCTGATATAAATCCCATGAGGACAGTAGTTGACACCAAAAGTCAAGAGGTTTGGCAGCGGTGGCTGGATCTTTTGGTGTGAATTGTGCAAGTCTGGTGAAGACTCATGCAGATCTGGATCCAGGTCCTTGGTGTGCAGCTACTGTGCTCTACAGTGTATAAAAATGTACAGTTGGACCCAAGGTGCATCCCCTGCAACAACACACGTTCTTCCTTGCATAGCTCTGAGAATAAAAAAAAAGTCTGGACTCTTCCAGTTTGATAATAGACATTGGAGCAGAGAGAACCCTCTATTCAAAAGTAACAACCTTGTGTGCCTACGACTCGTGCCCACTAAAACTGTCCTTCACCATGTTCCCAGTGACCTTGCCCAggagaatgaggtcacttccacctgaggATCCTAGTACTGTTTTGGCAGGCTGCTCGGGCCTTCAGCATGTTCCCCATAGCCAGTTCCTGCTCTTCGGGGCTCACGTGGTGGATCACCATTAGATAGCGGTAGTTGCACACTCTCCAGTTCACATTGTGTTTGGCAAACCGTGCACTGGACTTCACCTGGATTCCCGCCATCTTGGCCAAGACTCCTATGTATACATCCTCCACAGGGATTGGGCGGACATACTCTGCCGCTCGCAGGATAAGGTCTGCTGCATCCAAAGACAGAATATAGCCAATGCCACTGACATAGGGTGGGAAGGTGTCCGGCTCATAGTCACTAGGAGAAACATACCATTTACTGGAAGGCTCCCTGATCACCATCCgcttatcttttggaaacaacgATCCAACATACAGTCCTGTCTTTATGATGTTATGCTCAGTCAAAAAAGCTGGTAAGCCATCAGTGTTAACAAAACAGTCATCGTCAGTTTTTAATATATACTCTGGTTGGCACCGATCTCTTGCCCATTTGAGCCCATGCATGACCTTTCTAGTTAAGTTACGATAAGTGTCCAGGTAATTTCCAACGAGAATGTCCCCAAACTTCTGCTGCTCGTTCCAAATCATCTTGGTCACTTCACGGTCATACGTCTGGCCGATTAAAAACACAGTTTGCCAGGGGTAGGATGTTTGTTCATTGGCCGCCCATGTTGTTCTTATCATCTGCCTGGCTTCTGAGTGCCACGGGGCAGATGTTATAAGAATTAAAAGAACCTGGCCCAGATCACAGGGGGGCTCAGGGAACGAGGAAGTAAACAAAGATTTAAAGTCAATGCCAGTGCTATCAGGCTGTGATGCTGTAGAGCTCAGGATCTTTGATGATTGCAAATTATTATCCTCCTCAACTGTTCTGCTTGCAGGCAAACCACACCAAAAGAGGACAACGGAGAGAAGGACGCTGACACAAATCAGCACTTTTAAGGTCCGCTGCTGTCTGACGGCCATGAACGAAGATAATTGATACCATGGCCCAGG
This window encodes:
- the LOC138251550 gene encoding beta-1,3-galactosyltransferase 5-like translates to MAVRQQRTLKVLICVSVLLSVVLFWCGLPASRTVEEDNNLQSSKILSSTASQPDSTGIDFKSLFTSSFPEPPCDLGQVLLILITSAPWHSEARQMIRTTWAANEQTSYPWQTVFLIGQTYDREVTKMIWNEQQKFGDILVGNYLDTYRNLTRKVMHGLKWARDRCQPEYILKTDDDCFVNTDGLPAFLTEHNIIKTGLYVGSLFPKDKRMVIREPSSKWYVSPSDYEPDTFPPYVSGIGYILSLDAADLILRAAEYVRPIPVEDVYIGVLAKMAGIQVKSSARFAKHNVNWRVCNYRYLMVIHHVSPEEQELAMGNMLKARAACQNSTRILRWK